The following proteins come from a genomic window of Legionella cherrii:
- a CDS encoding serine aminopeptidase domain-containing protein, whose protein sequence is MKIRGFVLILVTTLLIPNLAYSTLIWKETYLPMNTANGPVKLEALLVFSDDKIKHPLALISHGSPRNPQDRPNMTALSYLPIAYEFARRGYSVAVVLRRGYGSSGGGWAEGLGSCNNPNYMKAAQSAVEDLNASVDFLGTLKQFDTSKFIAVGVSAGGFASIALTALNPPPGLKAVINFAGGRGSSSDNKVCNENALISTFAQFGKGSKVPTLWIYAKNDHFFNPQLAKKLFTAFTGAGGNAVFIQANSFGKEGHFLFSKAGIPQWAPMVDLFLKSNQLILVNSPLVLPVSSLKTPGYLSNSAKKAFLTYRTAPPHKAFAVSENRSYGWRSGQPTKEIAEQKALKICNQFSASGCKLIAVDEELLH, encoded by the coding sequence ATGAAGATTCGAGGGTTTGTTTTAATTTTGGTTACGACCCTACTCATACCCAATTTGGCATATTCAACATTGATTTGGAAAGAAACATATCTACCAATGAATACTGCGAACGGTCCAGTAAAACTTGAAGCCTTGCTGGTCTTTTCAGATGATAAGATCAAACATCCATTAGCGCTTATTAGCCATGGCTCACCCCGAAATCCACAAGATCGCCCTAATATGACGGCACTCTCTTATTTACCCATAGCTTACGAGTTTGCACGTCGTGGTTATTCTGTTGCCGTGGTTTTACGGAGGGGTTATGGTAGCTCCGGTGGCGGGTGGGCTGAAGGTTTAGGTTCATGTAACAATCCTAATTATATGAAAGCAGCCCAATCAGCAGTAGAAGACTTGAATGCATCAGTGGACTTTTTGGGCACATTAAAACAATTTGATACCAGCAAATTCATTGCTGTAGGAGTTTCAGCTGGAGGTTTTGCTTCCATTGCACTCACCGCACTGAACCCTCCACCAGGATTAAAAGCGGTCATAAATTTTGCAGGTGGACGTGGTTCATCATCTGATAATAAGGTATGCAATGAGAATGCTCTTATTTCAACATTTGCTCAATTTGGCAAAGGCTCAAAAGTTCCTACATTATGGATCTATGCGAAAAACGATCATTTTTTTAATCCGCAGCTGGCGAAAAAGCTATTTACTGCATTTACTGGTGCTGGTGGAAACGCGGTCTTTATCCAAGCAAATTCATTTGGTAAGGAAGGGCACTTTTTATTCTCAAAAGCCGGAATCCCGCAATGGGCACCTATGGTAGATCTTTTTTTAAAAAGTAATCAATTAATCCTTGTTAATTCACCACTTGTGTTACCGGTCTCTTCGTTAAAAACACCAGGTTATTTATCAAATAGTGCAAAAAAAGCATTTTTAACCTATAGGACTGCTCCACCCCATAAAGCGTTTGCTGTTTCGGAAAACAGGTCTTACGGATGGCGATCAGGTCAACCTACCAAAGAAATAGCGGAACAAAAAGCTTTAAAGATATGTAACCAATTCAGTGCAAGCGGCTGCAAATTAATTGCAGTCGATGAGGAACTCCTCCATTAA
- a CDS encoding DUF423 domain-containing protein codes for MNINSTVLTSKRFITLGALLAMVATILGAFAAHVLKTRFSDLQMDVFKTGVFYQMIHSLALLFDGMLLVQFNNRFIQISGWLFLAGIFFFSGSLYLLSLCTVKAVGLATPIGGLFFIFGWFLLAIGIHKA; via the coding sequence ATGAACATTAATTCTACAGTACTCACTTCGAAACGTTTTATTACACTCGGAGCTTTATTAGCAATGGTTGCTACCATTCTCGGCGCCTTTGCTGCACATGTATTAAAGACACGGTTTAGTGATTTGCAGATGGATGTTTTTAAAACAGGAGTTTTCTATCAGATGATACATAGTTTGGCTTTATTATTTGATGGGATGCTTCTTGTGCAATTTAATAACCGATTCATACAAATTTCAGGATGGTTATTTCTTGCAGGAATTTTCTTCTTTTCAGGAAGCTTATATTTACTGAGTTTGTGTACAGTAAAAGCCGTTGGCCTTGCCACTCCGATTGGTGGTCTGTTCTTTATTTTTGGTTGGTTTTTATTAGCTATTGGTATACATAAAGCTTAG
- a CDS encoding APC family permease: MSSSCKHAKISLFSATALSATAMVGSGWLFSAQLNAKIAGNYSFLAWILAALLVMAVGLCLAQVASIFPVRGATARSSALSHNSIFGMPFAFANWFGLMVTIGTEAQATTQYLAATIKSDTLMAANSLTIYGKLFALGILVIYLFINYFGIKLLTKINNTITVVKILSPIFTIMIFLIMRFDTSNFSLDTNTQYGIGSAITAIISAGLIYSYNGFQLAVAFASEMENPKRNIPLSIVLSIVIVMLVYMLLQLSFMGAVPHDMLAGGWSSLNFHSPLINLAMLMGVHFLAMLLIADSIVSPSGTGYSYLGGASRMFYAMAKEGQMPSRSITKLHPKYNLCRRSLLINFTLTAIFLWNSDSWASLMVIVTGYHLIGYMAAPISMGAIKPNTRIFGLIVFCILGVMMSTLPANDFLKMNLSILILMVIYGGIQVTRRMKTSTLLVLTTPFLTYLWLIYFYQNAYYILVISALFYLLITHKEYVRLCKETQFTSTDAEAEMVTPVGVSQGQQA; the protein is encoded by the coding sequence ATGAGTTCAAGTTGTAAGCATGCCAAAATTTCATTGTTTAGTGCAACAGCGCTTTCTGCTACGGCCATGGTTGGATCAGGATGGCTCTTTAGCGCTCAATTAAACGCTAAGATTGCGGGAAATTATTCATTTCTTGCATGGATTTTAGCGGCATTATTGGTGATGGCCGTGGGACTATGCCTGGCACAGGTCGCCTCGATTTTCCCAGTCCGTGGGGCTACAGCTCGGTCCAGTGCCTTATCACATAATAGTATTTTTGGTATGCCGTTTGCGTTTGCAAACTGGTTTGGACTCATGGTCACGATTGGTACAGAAGCTCAGGCCACCACACAATATTTAGCTGCCACTATCAAAAGTGATACCTTGATGGCAGCAAATAGCCTCACGATTTACGGTAAATTGTTTGCGCTGGGGATCTTAGTCATTTATTTATTCATTAATTACTTTGGCATTAAATTATTAACCAAGATTAATAATACGATTACGGTAGTAAAAATTCTCAGCCCGATTTTTACGATTATGATCTTTTTGATCATGCGTTTTGACACAAGCAACTTTAGCTTAGATACCAACACTCAATATGGCATTGGCTCAGCAATTACTGCAATTATTTCAGCTGGACTCATCTATTCGTACAATGGATTCCAATTGGCCGTAGCTTTTGCAAGTGAGATGGAGAACCCCAAGAGGAACATTCCTTTATCAATCGTTCTCTCAATTGTCATCGTCATGTTAGTTTATATGTTACTTCAATTATCCTTTATGGGGGCAGTTCCTCATGACATGTTAGCCGGAGGTTGGAGTAGTCTGAATTTTCATTCACCTCTGATTAATTTAGCCATGTTGATGGGCGTGCACTTTTTAGCGATGCTGCTCATTGCTGATAGTATTGTGAGTCCATCAGGCACTGGATACTCTTATTTAGGTGGTGCTTCGCGAATGTTTTATGCCATGGCTAAAGAGGGACAAATGCCTAGCCGTTCGATTACTAAATTACATCCTAAATATAATTTGTGTCGTCGTTCCTTGCTCATTAATTTTACCTTAACTGCAATATTTCTCTGGAACTCCGATAGTTGGGCCTCACTCATGGTGATTGTTACTGGTTATCATTTAATTGGGTATATGGCTGCACCGATTAGCATGGGAGCTATCAAACCCAATACCAGGATATTTGGTTTAATCGTTTTTTGTATTCTTGGTGTCATGATGAGTACTTTACCAGCAAATGATTTTCTCAAGATGAATTTGTCCATTTTAATTTTAATGGTTATTTATGGAGGAATTCAGGTTACACGGCGCATGAAGACAAGCACATTACTCGTATTAACAACGCCATTTCTGACCTATTTGTGGTTAATTTATTTTTACCAAAATGCTTATTACATTCTTGTGATATCTGCACTATTTTATTTATTAATTACCCACAAAGAGTACGTCAGGTTATGTAAGGAAACTCAATTTACCTCCACAGATGCTGAGGCTGAGATGGTTACTCCTGTTGGTGTGAGTCAAGGCCAACAAGCTTAA
- a CDS encoding TMEM175 family protein: protein MRTTRLEAFSDGMLAIFITIMVLEIKIPHGDNFTSLRPLIPIFSSYILSFIYIGIYWNNHHHLFTATQSISGKVLWANLNLLFWISLFPFATGWMGENHFTATPTSFYGIVLLMAAISYSILVHTLISHEGKESLVARAIGNDFKGNISILLYVLAIPLAYVYAWIAQMLYVIVAMLWFIPDRRIENKLK, encoded by the coding sequence ATGAGAACAACACGATTAGAAGCATTTAGTGATGGTATGCTGGCGATCTTTATTACCATTATGGTATTGGAAATTAAAATCCCACATGGTGATAATTTTACTAGTCTTCGACCGCTCATTCCTATTTTCTCAAGTTACATACTGAGTTTTATTTATATTGGTATTTACTGGAATAACCACCACCATTTATTTACCGCTACCCAAAGTATCTCAGGAAAAGTTCTTTGGGCAAACTTGAATCTGTTATTCTGGATTTCCTTATTTCCTTTTGCCACAGGATGGATGGGAGAAAACCATTTTACTGCCACACCAACATCGTTTTATGGCATAGTCCTTTTAATGGCTGCTATTTCTTACTCCATCCTAGTTCATACCCTGATCTCGCATGAAGGAAAAGAGTCGCTGGTGGCTCGAGCAATTGGCAATGACTTCAAAGGAAATATTTCCATCTTACTCTATGTACTTGCAATTCCCCTTGCTTATGTGTATGCCTGGATTGCCCAAATGCTTTATGTAATCGTTGCAATGCTTTGGTTCATCCCAGACAGACGAATTGAAAATAAACTAAAATAA